The genomic interval ACCCGGTGCTGCCGCCCGGCACGGTGCACCACGCGAACCACCCCGAGCCGGTCTCCCTCCGGGACCTGCTGATCGAGCTCTGCCTGGGCGTCGGGCTGCCGCTGCCGCAGGAGGACCTGACGTACGAGGAGTACCGCGGGCGTCTGGCAGCCGTGCCCGGCTGGGTGACCGAGCGTCAGCTCTCCCTGCTGGCCACCGATCACTGGTACCGCAGCTGTTCCGTGTGGCAGCTCGCCGGGTGCCTGCCGGGGCCCGGGTTCCAGGCCCGTATGCGCTCGTACGCCCCCTGGTACCGGGCGTTTCTCGACCAGGCCCCGGCCATGCATCCTGTCCAGCCCACGCACCCTGTCCCGCCCACGCACCCTGTCCCGCCCACGCTCCCTGTCCAGCCCACGCCCTCTGCCCCGCGCAGCGCCGCATCATCCGTTCCGACCTGGATCGAGACCTCCGCATGACCACCTCCCCCCAACGGCTCCACCCCGCCCTCGCGCCGGTCGACTTCGCCGGACTGCGCCTGGACAACCGCCTCGCGGTCGCGCCGATGACCCGCGTCTCGGCCACCGCACAGGGACTGGCGACCGCCGAGATGGCGGCGTACTACACCGACTTCGCCCACGGCGGCTTCGGCCTGGTCATCACCGAAGGCACGTACACGGACAGCGCGTACAGCCAGGGCTACGCCAACCAGCCCGGCATCGTGTCGACCACGCACACCGCCGCCTGGCAGCGCGTCACCGACCGGGTCCACGCGGCCGGTTCCCGGATCGTGCTCCAGCTCATGCATGCCGGTGCGCTGGCCCAGGGCAACCGGTTCCGGCCGGGCACCGCCGCGCCGTCCGCCGTGCGGCCGCGCGGCGAGCAGCTGGCCAACTACGGCGGCGGGGGGCCGTGGCCGGTGCCCGTGCCCATGACCCAGGAGGAGATCACCGAGGCCGTCCGCGGCTTCGCGGACTCCGCCGCGCGGGCACGGGAGGCGGGCTTCGACGGGGTCGAGGTGCACGCGGCCAACGGCTATCTGCTCGACCAGTTCCTCACCGACTGCACCAACCTCCGCACCGACTGCTACGGCGGCCCGATCGGGCAACGCGTCAGGCTGATGCGCGAGACCGTCGCCGCCGTGCGGTCCGCGACGGGCCACGGCTTCACGGTCGGCGTCCGTTTCTCCCAGGCGAAGGTCAACGACCACGCCCACCGCTGGGCGGGCGGCACCTGCGAGGCCGAGACGATCTTCACGGCGGCCTCGGCGGCGGGAGCGGACTATCTGCACATCGCCGGCAGCGGCCGGGACTGGTTCACCGCCGAGCGCCTTGACGACGGCCGGACCGTCGCCGCCGTCGCCCGTGAGTCCACCGGGCTGCCGGTGATGGCCAACGGCGGCATGCACGACCCCGACCAGGCAGCGCGGGTCCTGGAGGAGGGGCACGCCGATCTGCTCTCGGTCGGTACGGGCGCTCTCGCCAACCCCGATCTGCCGCGCCGTCTTGAGGGCCGCGCGGCGCCCGCCCGGTTCGATCCGGCGGTGCTCAAGCCGCTTGCCACGCTCGCCAACGCCCGTCGGGTGCGGGCGGGGCAGCCTCTGTGAGCATCCCTCACAACTGGCCGGAACCCCTCGCTGGAGTACGGCAGTTCAAAACCATCTGGTAGGTTTTTTGCTTCGGTGAACTACAGGCGACGAACGGTCGATCGGGGTGTGGCATGGCGGAGCAGGAAAGGGCCAGGCGGACCCGGAACCGGCTGGTCGTCGCGGCGGCCGAGGTGTTCGACGCCATCGGGTACGAGCGGGCGACGATGGCCCGCATCAGTGCCGCGGCCGGGGTGACCAAGGGAGCCCTCTACTTCCACTTCTCCACCAAGGACGAGCTGGCCAGGGCTGTTCAGGCGCGGGCGTGCGAGGGATCCGCCGAAGTGCTCGCCGGGCTCGACCGGCCCGGCGCACCGGCGCTTCAGGTGCTCATCGATGTGACCCATGCGCTGGCCCGCCTGGTGCGGGACGACATGGTGGTACGGGCCGGCGTGCTGCTCTCGCGCGAGCGCGGGAGCGCCGATGCGGCCCTGGACTGTTACGCGGTCTGGCTCCGCTGCGTACAGGCACTGCTGCTGCGCGCCGAGGCCGAGCGCGCGCTGCGGCCCGGCGTCTGCCGCGACGCGGTCACCGCTCTGGTGGTCTCCATGATCTGCGGGACCGAGTTCTTCGCCCGCAGGGACGTGCTGGACACCGGACTGGACCCGGCCCTGTCCACAGATACGGACACGGACACCCGCGCGGACGCCAATACGGACACGGCCCGCGACCGGTCGGACGGGGCGTTCGAATGGCTTGCGCGCATCTGGGGCCTCGTCCTTCCCGCGCTGGTGGAGACCGGCGTCGGCGCGGCACTGGACGCGTCGGGCAGGGCGTCCGGCCCGTCCGCCGGCTGACCCCCGATCGGCCTCCGGTTCTTCCTCTCCCTGTTCCTGCAAGCGTTTCTGCTGCCGTTTCCGTCCCTAAGTCGCGGCGCTGCCCTCTGCCTTCAGGTGCGGCAGCATGCCCGAGACGGCGATGCCGGGCAGCAGTGCGCGCCACAGCACGGCGATGCGCTGGGGCAGGTCGGCCCTGTTCGTGTAGAGCTGGGAGAACAGCTGCACACCGCTGTACGCGGCGACGAGCAGCTCGGAGAGCTCCCGGGGGTCGGCGTGCGGCAGCAGCTCCCCCCGCGCCTTGGCCGCGTCCAGGTGCTCGCGGAAGGCCTTCACCCACAGCTCGTACGGCGTGGTGTCCTGCACGCCGAAGGAGGACTGCTCGATCGAGAGCCGCACACCCGCGCGCAGCAGGACGTTCGTCTGCAGTTCGCGCGCGAGGTACAGGGTCGTGTCGATGAGTGTCTGGAGCCCCGGTTCCCCCTGGGGGAGTTCGAGGGAGTCGCCCTGCGCCGACATGACGCCCTGCGCCAGTTCTTCCTTGGAGGGGAAGTGGAAGTACAGGGCTCCACGAGTGACGCCCGCTTTGGCCAGGATGTCGTTGATGCTCGCGGTCGTGAAGCCGTGCTCCTCGAACACGGCGGCGGCGGCGTTGATGAGCGTCTCGCGCGTCTTGATCGCTCGCTCTTGTTTGGGCTTCGCCATGGATACCTCTCGAACAGGGGTAGAAAAAAACCATCCAGCCAGTATCTTATCAGTGTGCACCTCGCCGGCAGAGACTGCGGCGCCAGGTGATTTTTGCCTGTTCCAAGGGGAGGGAACTCGCTTGTCCAGCACACATGCCACCATCGCCCACACCGGTTTCGAGCACGTTGCGCGGTCTGGTTTTCAGCACGGCTTCGGGGGGTTCGGGAACGAGAAGCTGACCACCATGGTTCCGAAGGAGTTCGTGCACCGCGCCGCGGCCGCCGAAGTATTCCTGACAGGCTGGAAGGACACCGGTGAAGACCGCTTCTCGGTGACTGCCCAATGGCCGCGCGCGCACGCGTTCTACGGTCCGTCCTACGGCCTGCACGACCCGCTGCTGCTGGCCGAGACCATCCGTCAGACCATCCCGCTGCTG from Streptomyces spiramyceticus carries:
- a CDS encoding NADH:flavin oxidoreductase is translated as MTTSPQRLHPALAPVDFAGLRLDNRLAVAPMTRVSATAQGLATAEMAAYYTDFAHGGFGLVITEGTYTDSAYSQGYANQPGIVSTTHTAAWQRVTDRVHAAGSRIVLQLMHAGALAQGNRFRPGTAAPSAVRPRGEQLANYGGGGPWPVPVPMTQEEITEAVRGFADSAARAREAGFDGVEVHAANGYLLDQFLTDCTNLRTDCYGGPIGQRVRLMRETVAAVRSATGHGFTVGVRFSQAKVNDHAHRWAGGTCEAETIFTAASAAGADYLHIAGSGRDWFTAERLDDGRTVAAVARESTGLPVMANGGMHDPDQAARVLEEGHADLLSVGTGALANPDLPRRLEGRAAPARFDPAVLKPLATLANARRVRAGQPL
- a CDS encoding ScbR family autoregulator-binding transcription factor, encoding MAEQERARRTRNRLVVAAAEVFDAIGYERATMARISAAAGVTKGALYFHFSTKDELARAVQARACEGSAEVLAGLDRPGAPALQVLIDVTHALARLVRDDMVVRAGVLLSRERGSADAALDCYAVWLRCVQALLLRAEAERALRPGVCRDAVTALVVSMICGTEFFARRDVLDTGLDPALSTDTDTDTRADANTDTARDRSDGAFEWLARIWGLVLPALVETGVGAALDASGRASGPSAG
- a CDS encoding ScbR family autoregulator-binding transcription factor, translating into MAKPKQERAIKTRETLINAAAAVFEEHGFTTASINDILAKAGVTRGALYFHFPSKEELAQGVMSAQGDSLELPQGEPGLQTLIDTTLYLARELQTNVLLRAGVRLSIEQSSFGVQDTTPYELWVKAFREHLDAAKARGELLPHADPRELSELLVAAYSGVQLFSQLYTNRADLPQRIAVLWRALLPGIAVSGMLPHLKAEGSAAT